TACCGCACGCCGGGCGGTGCGGTGTGCGTCATGACCGGTCCCCGAGGGCCTGGGCCGGGCACGACGAACGCACCGGGCAGTTCGCGCAACCGTCGTTGACCCGGGCGGTGAACTGCGGCCCGGCCGTGGCCGCCGCCGCGGTACCGACGGTGCCCAACCAGTCAGCTCGGGTGTCGGGTGTCATCGGATCCTGTTCACGTTCGGTGGCTCCGGCCGCCCCCGCCTTGCCCAGGTATACCAACCGGCCCCCGCCCGGTTCATCCCCGTGCGGCAACAACCCCGCGGCCACCGCGAGCTGATAGGTGGCCAGCTGGGCGTGCTTCTGCGCATCGTCCTTGGTGACCGGGCTCTTGCCGGTCTTGAGGTCCACCACGACGAGCCGGTCGGCCCGGTCCCGCTCGAGGCGGTCCAACCGGCCGCGCACCCGAACGCCCGGCCCCTCGGGCCCCGGTTCGACGATGGTGCCCTCGACGTCGATCTCGGTGGCGACCTCGGTCAGCTGGCCCCGGGAGTCGGCACGCCACCGGGTGAAGGTCTCCAGCATCGCCCGATGCCGTGTCAACTCATTGTCCGAATACCACTTCGCCTCGAAAGGCAGGTCTTCCCAGACCTTTTCCAGGTCGTTGACCAGCTGGCTCTCGGTCTTGCCGGAGTCGGACACCAAGGCATGCAGCAGCGACCCGACCGTCGAGCGCACATCACGCCCGTCGCTGCCGCCGTGCCGCTCAAGCAGCCAACGCAGGGGGCAGTCGGTGAGCATCTGCAGCGTCGACGGCGACAGGGTCACGACATGTTCGGGATCCGACCAGAGCGGCTCCTCGGTGGACAGCGGAGTCATGGTGTGCCACTGCGACGGATCTGCACCCGGCACCCCGGCAGCGGCCAGCCGGGCCAATTGGGTTGCCGCGCAAGACCGCGACTCCTCATCGACTGCGCCTTCCGGCGCGCACACGACGGCCCGCAGCCGGCCGACCACCGCCGAGGGCTGCAGCACCCGCGGAGCGGCCAATGGCGGCAGCGGTACCGATTCGGTTGCCACCTCGGCCAGTTCGGCGCAGAACGGCGAGGGCAGCAGCGATTCATCACCACCGTCGCTGTCGACCGCGGTCACCAGCAATCGCGTCCTCGCCCGGCCCATGGCCGCCATCAGCAGCCGACGCTCCTCGGCCAGCAGCGGTGCCCTGGTCGACACCGAACGGTCGTCCGGGGCGGCCACTCCGTCGAGCACATCCACCAGATTCTGCGTGCCCAGGATGCCGCCACGCGGAACAGTGTTGGGCCACAAGCCTTCCTGCACGCCGGCGATCACCACGAAGTCCCATTCCCGGCCGAGTGCCGCATGTGCGCTGAGCACCGCCACGGCGTCGGCCTGCGGGTCGGCATCCGCTGTCGACATCGACGCTCCCAGCGTCGTCACATGGTCAACCAGCCCGCGCAACGACGCTCCCGCCGTGCGGTTCACATACTGGTCGGCCACGTCGAACAGCGCCGTCACCGCATCCAGGTCCCGGTCGGCCTGTACTCCGATGGTGCCGCCCCGCTCGCTGGCGGCCAGCCAGCGCGGCTGCAAGCGGCAGGCATTCCAGACCTGCCACAAGGTGTAGCGCGGGTCGGCGCCGTCCCGCTCGCTGCGGCGGGCGGCGGCCAGGACCGACCGCAGGCGGCGCAGCGGCTTGACGTGTTCGGCCGCCAATCCGGCCGGCTCCGCCTCGATCGCGGCGACCAGCAGATCGGTGAAATCCCGTGGTGGCGTGGAGCCGTCGGCGCGGCGCAACGCCCGGCGCAACTGCCGCAGGGTCACCGGGTCGACGCGGCCGATCGGGCCGGTCAGCAGGCTGACCGCACTGTCGCCGTCCAGCCGCCCTGATGCCGTCGTCTCCAGCACCGTCAGCAGGGCCGCGACGGCGGGCTGCTGCGCGAGCCCCAGATCGGGCCCGGTCGCCTGCACGGGCACGCCGGCCCCGCTCAACGCCCGCGCCAGCGCCGCGCCCACCCGGGAAACCGACCGCACCACCACAGCCATCTCCGACCACGGCACCCCGTCCACCAGGTGGGCCCGGCGCAGGGCATCGGCGATGTACGCATTCTCGGCGTGCGGGGTGGCCGCCATCCGCAGGGTCACTGCACCCTGTCCGCGCTCGGGGTTGCCCTCCACCATCCGGCCGGGCCCGACGCCGGGCAGCCGGCGTCCGATTCCCGAGATCGCCGATGCCACCGCGGGCGCGCAGCGGTGCGACCGGGTGAGGGTGATGGCCGGAGCGTCGGCGTCGCCCTGCTCGCGCAACAACACCGGATCGGCGCCGCGGTAACCGAACACCGCCTGGTCGGGATCGCCCGCGATGACCGTCAGCCCTGCGCGGGCGGCCAGCACCCGGACCAACAGTGCGGCCTGCGGGTCGAGGTGCTGTGCGTCGTCGACCAGCAGCAGGCTGAGCCGCGCGCGCTCGGCGGCCAGCAGATCGGCATCGGTCCCGAGCGCCTCCAACGCCGCCCCGACGAGTTCGGCAGCGCCCAGCGCCGGCACCGTGGCCTGCGGTGCGGCCATCCCGACCGCCGACCGCAGGAGCATGATCTGCTCGTAGGCTTGCGCGAACCGGCCGGCCGCCAACCATTCCGGACGCCCCGCCGAGCGGCCGAGCCGTTGCAGCGCACGAGGATCCACGCCGCGCTCGGTGCAGCGGGCCAGCAGGTCACGCAGCTCGGTGGCGAAACCCGCGGTGCTCAGCGCGGGCCACAACTGCTCGGGCCAGCCCACGGGTGAATCGGCACCGTCCTCCAGGTCGCCTGCCAGCAATTCGCGGATGATGCCGTCCTGTTCGGCGGTGGTGATCAGCCGGGGCGGCGGATCACCATTGCGCTGGGCCGCCAGCCGCAGCAGCGCGAAGGCGTAGGAGTGCACAGTGCGCACCAGCGGTTCCCGCACCACGCCATGGGTGCCAGCGCCGAGCAGCCGCGCCGTGATGGCGGCCCTGGCCTCCGAACGCAGCCGGGCCGAACCGGTCAGCAGCAACACCGACTCGGGATCGGTGCCCGCCGCGATGTGCTCGACCGCGGTACTGATCAACAGCGAGCTCTTTCCGGTGCCCGAGCCGCCCAGCACCCGCACCACGCCGTTGCGGCCCGGTGCCAGCAGTTCGGTGCCGGTCAGCGTGGGCTGGACGTGTTGTGCGGTCATGGGATGCATGACACCAGAGGGGTACGACAAGTGGATCCCGACAAGTAGCGGAGCGGATTGGAGCGATAGGCCCGACAAGTAGCGGAGCGGATTGGAGCGATAGGCCCGACAAGTAGCGGAGCCTGAGCTCTGGCAGCATCTATGACATGTCAGCCGAGAAGTTGCATGTCCACCGCTACGGCCCCGGCCAGCCGCCCCGGCTGTTGCTCGTCCACGGCTTGACCGGGCACGGCCAACGCTGGAAGACGCTGGCCGAGCAGCACCTGCCCGAGGTGCCGGTGCTGGCCCCTGACCTGCTCGGGCACGGCCGCTCGTCGTGGGCCGCCCCGTGGACACTCGATGCCAACGTAGAGGCCCTGGCCGCACTGCTGGACGGCCCGACCCTGGTCGCCGGGCATTCGTTCGGCGGTGCGGTGGCGCTCAATCTCGCTGCCGCACATCCGGATCTGGTCAGCGGGCTGGTGTTGCTGGATCCGGCAGTGGAGCTCGACGGCGAGTGGATGCGGGAGATCGCCGATTCCATGATGGCCTCACCCGATTATCCCGACCGCGCCGAGGCGCGTGCCGAGAAGGCCAACGGTTCGTGGGGCGAGGTGGCACCGGCGGAGTTGGAACGGGACCTCGACGAGCACCTCGTCGAACTACCCGGCGGCCGGTTCGGCTGGCGGATCAGCGTTCCGGCCATGATGTCCTACTGGAGCGAGCTGGCCCGTCCGGTTGCCTTGCCGCGCAAGGGCACTCCCACCGTCCTGGTCCGCGCCACCCGCACCAGCCCGCCGTACGCGCGCGACGGTTTCATCACGGCGCTGGGCGATCACCTCGGCCCGGATTTCACCTTGCTGGACTGGGATTGCGACCACATGGTGGCCCAGGCCAAACCCGCCGAGACCGCGAAGTTGATCCTCGAGCAATTGGGCTGACATGGCCGCCGTCACCGAGGAACAGGTGGAAGCCGTGCGGGCGTTGGTCGCCGCGATCCCGCCGGGGCGGGTCTGCACATACGGCGACATCGCCGATGCCGCAGAGCTTTCCAGTCCACGGATCGTCGGCTGGATCATGCGGACCGACTCCTCGGACCTGCCCTGGCATCGGGTGATCACGGCGTCGGGCCGCCCGGCCCCGCACCTGGCCACCCGGCAGCTGGAGCGGCTGCGCGCCGAGGGGGTGCTGGCTTCAGACGGGCGGGTGCGCCTGTCCGAATACCGGCACCAGTTCTGACCGCTCGCCGACGCTGGCGAGTCAGAGGATCAGGCGCACCAGCGAGGCCGTGCGGGCCAGGCCGGGGAACGCCGCCGCGGTGGACCGAGGGTGCAGCGCGTGTACGGCCAACCGGAACATCAACGCCCGCAACAACATCTGCGGCCATTCGGGTAGCGACTGCCACCGCTCGATCAACCCGTCGTCGGCATCGCCCCAGGACAACGCGTCGACCACCACCACGCCCGCGGCCCATGGCGCCGGCCGCCAGTACGGGGTGATGTCGGTGATCCCCGGCGCCGCCGTACCGGCGAAAAGCACTGTGCCGTAGAGATCGCCGTGCACCAGTTGACTGGCACTCCTGGTCGGCCTGCGCAGACCGGCCAGCTGATTGATCAACTCCACGGACCGTTGGCCGTCCGACGAGCCGGGCGACACCCTGGCGCCCGGCGGCAACGAGTGCAGCGGCCGGTCCTCCCAGGCCGCCCGGTCGGCGGCGATGAACACATCGACATCCGCCCACGGCGCGACCGGGGGCTGGGTGAGGAAACGGGGCCGTTCCAACTTCGCGGTGGCCTCGTGCAATCGCACTGCCGCCGACACCACCTCGTCGTGGCGGGGTTCAGGCGTGCCTGCGACGAACGTGTCGGCCCGCCACCCGGCGACCACGTAGCGGCCGTCGGTCGAACGGACCGGGCGGGCAAGCCGCACCCCGTCGATGAACAGGGACTCCCGCACCTTGGCCGACCACGCCGCACGGGCATGCTCGGGCACCATCGACATCACGACTTCGCCGCAGCGCCAGCCTCCCTCCCAGCCCGAGCCGAGCGGTACCGGGCGCACCCCGGACAGGCCGAACGCCGCCAGCACATGTTCCGGCGGCCGTTCCACACTCACAGCCTCAGCCTAAGCGGTTGACCGGCAAACCAGCCGTCAGTACATCACCATGTCGGGCTCGAGTTGCTTGGCCCAGGCCACAATTCCGCCCTGCAGATGCATTGCGTCGGAGAAACCGGCCTTCTTGACGATGGCGAGCACCTCGGCCGAACGAATCCCGGTCTTGCAGTACAGCACCGGTGTCCGGTCCACCGCGAGCTTGGCCAGCGCATCACCTGACTCGAAAGTCGGCTTCGGGATGAGCTCGGCACCCTCGATGTGATTGATGTCCCACTCGACGGGTTCGCGGACATCGATCAGCGCCAACGGTTTCCCGGAGTCGATGAGTTCCTTGAGCTCCAGCGGCGTGATCGTGGAATCGGCCGCGGCGGCCGCGGCTTCATCGGAAACGACCCCGCAGAACGCCTCGTAGTCGATCAGCTCGGTGATCTTCGGAGTGGCCGGATCCTTGCGGATCCGGATGGTCCGGTACGACATCTCGAGCGCGTCGTAGACCATCAGCCGGCCCAGCAGCGGTTCGCCGATGCCGGTGATCAGCTTGATCGCCTCGGTGCCCATGACCGACGCGATGGAGGCGCACAGAATGCCCAGCACGCCGCCCTCGGCGCAGGACGGCACCATGCCCGGTGGCGGCGGCTCGGGGTACAGGTCGCGGTAGTTCAGGCCCAGGCCGTCGGGGGCGTCTTCCCAGAACACCGAAACCTGGCCTTCGAAGCGGTAGATCGAGCCCCACACGTAGGGCTTGCCGGCCAGCACCGCGGCATCGTTGACCAGGTAGCGGGTGGCGAAGTTATCGGTGCCGTCCAGGATCAGGTCGTACTGGCTGAACAGCTCCACCGCATTGTCGGGTTCCAGCCGGAACTCGTGCAGGTTCACCGTGACCAGCGGGTTGATCTCCTGCACCGACTCCTTGGCGCTCTGCGCCTTGGACTTCCCGATGTCGGACTGGCCGTGGATGATCTGGCGCTGCAGGTTGGACTCGTCGACCACGTCGAACTCGACGATGCCGATGGTGCCCACGCCGGCCGCGGCCAGGTAGAGCAGGGTCGGCGACCCGAGCCCACCGGCGCCGATCACCAGCACCTTGGCGTTTTTCAGCCGCTTCTGCCCGATCACGCCGACGTCCGGAATGATCAGGTGACGGCTGTAGCGCGTCACCTCTTCGCGCGTCAGCTCGGCGGCCGGCTCAACCAACGGCGGTAACGACACGTCCAAATTCGCGGACACCGTATGTCTCCTCAGATCTTTTGGGTCGGTTCATCGTCCCAGCTCCTCGTACCCACAACGGTAATCCGCTGCTCATGCTTCCCGCGCCCCGGCTACCGCGACCGAATCCGGTCACCGCCGCGGATCAGGCGATCGGATAGGGCCAGGGATTGAATCGGCAGGTCAGGCCGTCGGCCTTGACGGTTCCCGGGTCGAACTTGGCGGCATCGTCGTTCGAGGTGGAGAACGTCTGCTGCATCATGATCGGCGCCAGTTTTCCGTTGGCCTCGCAGGCCTCGTGCCGCTGGTAGCCGATGGCGTGACCAACCTCATGGTTGATCAGGTACTGCCGGTAGGAGCCGATGTCGCCCTGGAACGGCACCGCGCCGCGGACCCACCGGGCCTCGTTGACGAACACCCGGGGCTGATTGCCGTCGTAGGACGGGTTGTAGCAGGACGATTCCAGCTCGATGTCGTACCCGCAGCCCTCGCGCACCGTCATCGGGGAGGTCAACGACACCCGGAAGTCGGGTTCGACCCCGCTGCTCGCGTCCACCCGGGTGAACGCGAACAACCCGTTGTGCGTCCAGCTCTTCGGGTTGGCCAGGGTCTCACTGACCATGTGGGCGAAACCTTCGTCGCCGCCGAACGCGGTGGTGTCCACGCCGTCCTCGACCTCGACGGAGTACGTGAAGGATTTCGTGGTGCCCTCACCGATCTTGGGGGTGGTGCCCGGCACGATCCGCCAGGTCCGTGCCCCGGCCTCGGTGAACTGACCGCCTGCGGGCAGGATGCCGGTCGGCAGGTTCGCGTCGAACTGGGTCAGGCCCTTCGGCGGCGCACCGATGATCGAGGTGCTGGCCACGTCGATGGTGGGCGGGCCCTGCACCGGACCCTCTTCCTCCTGGGCCGCATGCGGCGCGCTGGTGCCGGTGATGGTCTGGTAGACCACCACCACGGTCAGCACGATCAGCACCGGCAACGCATACGCGCGCCAGCCGTATGTGGATACGAATCGGCCGATCCACGTCTGTTTACGCCACTGCTGGTGGTCGTCCCTATTTGATCTGGCTCGTCCTGAATCAACGGCGATCGGATCTCGCTGAGCGCGTAGCGGCTCCCGCCACTCGTTGCGCAGCGCCGGGACACGGCCACCCCCGCGACGTCCCGGGTCGTAGGTCACGGGAACCAGAATGGCACAGACTCCTGTGAATCGGTTCTCAGCGCAGCTATGCCGTGACCACGCTGGTGTCATTTCGAAACCCACGCCCGTTTCGCAACGACCGCGCGACAGATCTGACCCGCCACGGTAGTAGTGTCGGTGCGATCAGCGGCTCGGATGAACATGTCCAAGTGCGCCAGAGCAATACAGATTGAGGACCTGATGAGCGATCTCGCCAACACCGCCGAGAGGAGAGGTGACAAGCCCGCGACCGCTGGTCGACGCGGCAACCGCCTGCCTCGTGATGAGCGGCGCGGACAGCTGTTGGCGGCCGCCAGCGAGGTATTCGTCGAACGTGGTTACCACGCGGCGGGCATGGACGAGATCGCCGAACGCGCCGGCGTGAGCAAGCCTGTTCTGTATCAACACTTTTCGTCGAAGCTCGAGCTGTACCTGGCGGTGTTGCAGCGCCACGTCGACAACCTGGTGTCCGGTGTGCGCCAAGCCCTGCGCACCACCACCGACAACCGTCAGCGGTTGCGCGCCGCCGTCGAGGCGTTCTTCGATTTCATCGAGCACGACAGCCAGGGTTACCGGCTGATCTTCGAGAATGACTATGTCAGCGAGCCGCAGGTGGCGGCACAGGTGAAAGTCGCCACCGAGGCCTGCACCGACGCGGTGTTCGATCTGATCAGCCGCGACTCCGGACTCGAGGCCCACCGGGCCAGGATGATCGCCGTCGGATTGGTGGCCATCAGCGTCGACTCCGCGCGGTACTGGCTGACCAACGACCGACCGATCGATCGGAATACGGCCGTGGACGGCACGGTGCAGTTCGCCTGGGGCGGACTGTCACACGTGCCACTCACCCGGTCGTAGATCTCAAGCGGTTTCGGCGCCCACGCCGAAACCGACCCGGCGCACGTCGGCGGCGCCGATCTCTACATAGGCGATCCGGCTGTTCTGCACCAGGAATCGCCGCCCCTTCTCATCGGTCAGCGCCAGCACACCCGAATCCTTGGCGAGTGCGTCGGTGACCTGCTGCTCCACCTCGGTGGGTGTCTGCGCGCTGTTGAAGGTCAGCTCGCGCGGGCTGTCCGTGACACCGATTTTGACCTCCACGCTGGACCCTTCTTTCTTTCTCGCGTCGTGTTTGTCGACTTCCCTGAGCAGGCTAGTAGACCACCGGACCGCATCGCCGCCAGCGGGTGCGGACTTGGCTACGCCGTGCGCGAAACGCAGAGACCTAACCGAGTCCGGACCGTGACCGACACGCCTTGAGCTCAACCTCATCTGTCACTTCTGCCTCGATAGCATCAGTTTCGATATTGGACGAGACGACTGGGGCAGCCGCATGACCAGGCACTATTCGCCGTACGACACCACCCCGACCGAGCGCTTCGGGGACCGCCCGTATGAGCCGGGCACGTACTCCGGCTACACCCCCGACTACAGGACCGACTACGCGACGGGCCAGAGCAGCTACGCCACCGACGCCGAGGCGGACTACGACGCCGATTACGACGATTACGACGACGAGGTCACGTTCTACGAAGACCCCATCGACCGGCGCTGGATCTGGGTGGCCGCCGTGGCCGGCGCGATCCTGCTGATCGCAGTCATCTGCACCGTGGTGATCCTCGGCGGCGGGGACAGCGGGTCCGTGTCGGCCACCCTGACCTCGCCGTCGGCACAGCCGACGCAGACCACGCAGCCCGCCCAGGACGCCACGTCGAAGCCGGTTCCGCCGCGCGCGGCGCCGACCGCTCCCCTGTCGCCGGAGACCGTCACCACGCTGACGCCGACGCCCAGCGCCACCGCCACGCCCGCACCCGCACCGCCCGCCGCGGTCGAACCGCCCGCCGGCGTCGCGACCCCGAACGCCGTCACCTACACGGTGACCGGCAACCGGCAGCTCATCGACCTGGTGACCATCGTCTACACCGACGCGCAGGGCGCCCTGCAGACCGACATCAACGTCGCGCTGCCGTGGACCAAGACCGTGGTGCTCAACCCGGGCGTCACGCTCAAGTCCGTGACCGCGACCAGCGTCGCCGGCCAGCTCAACTGCTCGATCACCGATGCAGCGGGCGCCGTGCTGGTCGCGCAGGCCAACAACACGATGATCACCACCTGCACGCAGTAGCGACCGAACCGTTCGAGGGCGACTGGGTCTGGCGGGGCGACCCGCCTTGGAGTCAGGCCAGGCCCAGTTCCTGCATCCGCGACTGGTGGGTGTTCTGCAGCCGACTGAAGAACTCGGCCAACTGGGTCAGGCCCTCACCGCTGGACATCACCAGGTCGACCAGTTCGTCGTGATCGGCCAGCACGAACTGCGCCTGGGTGACGGCCTCCCCGAGCAGACGACGCGCCCACAGCGCCAACCGGTGGCGCTGGCGATCGCTGGCCGTCACCGCGGCCCGTACCTCGGCGACCACGAACTGGGAATGCCCGGTTTCGGACAGCACCGCACGCACCACCGTCGCCACCGCCTCGGGCAGGGCGTCGGCGATCTCCAGGTAGAAGTCCGCGGCGAGCGCATCGCCGATGTAGGTCTTGACCAACGCCTCCAGCCACGTGCTCGGAGTGGTCATCCGGTGATAGTTCTCCAAGGCGGACGCATACTTCGTCATCGCCGGAACAACGTCAACTCCCCTGTGCTCCAACGCATCTCGCAAGAGCTCGTAGTGGCCCATCTCCGCGGCGGCCATGCTCGCCATGTTGATCCGGCCACGCAGGTTCGGCGCCATGCGCGCTTCTTCGGTCAACCGGTAGAACGCGGCGACCTCGCCGTAGGCCAGCACCGCGAACAATTCGTTGACGCCCGGATGATCCGCCGACACGCCTGAATCGACCGGTTTGGCGATCTGTTCCGCGGCAGGCTGAGGCGAATTCATGAGGCCAACTCTAGACGCCACCGGGAGACCATGATCGGCTGGCAAATCGGCCCAGATCCCGCGACCAGCTACAATGGCTTGTGGTAACGGCTTCGAGCCGACAATTTCGGCCGCCGAACCGCTACCAGGAAATGTGCGTGCACGCAGTTGGCCCGCCCTGTGGAGCTGGGCCCAACGGATCGGCAGCGCCGAGGATACGAACCTTGTCCGGGCGAACCCGACCGTTTCACCGTCAAACTCCGTGTGCGCTGGATGCCCATGAGGTTTGACAGTGAAAGGCCACCTCTACCCACCATGACCCATGTAAATAAAACGTTTGCCGAACTCGGCGTCCGCGACGAGATCGTCCGCGCACTCAGCGAGAACGGCATACAGCACCCCTTTGCCATCCAGGAACTGACCCTCCCGCTGGCGCTGGCCGGCGACGACCTGATCGGTCAGGCCCGCACCGGTATGGGCAAGACCTACGCGTTCGGTATCCCGCTGCTGCACCGCGTCTCCTCCGACGAGACCCGCCCGCTCAACGGCACTCCCCGGGCCCTGATCGTGGTGCCCACCCGCGAACTGTGTCTGCAGGTCTACGACGACCTCGCCGGCGCGGCCAAGTACCTGACCACCGGTGACCGCAAATTCTCCGTGACCTCCATCTACGGCGGCCGTCCGTACGAGCCCCAGATCGAGGCGCTGCGCAAGGGCGTCGACGTCGTCGTCGGCACCCCGGGCCGGCTGCTCGACCTGGCCCAGCAGGGACACCTGCAGCTCGGCGGACTGTCCGTGCTGGTGCTCGACGAGGCCGACGAGATGCTTGACCTGGGCTTCCTGCCCGACATCGAGCGCATCCTGCGGCTGACCCCCGACGACCGGCAGTCGATGCTGTTCTCGGCCACCATGCCGGACCCGATCATCACGCTGGCCCGCACGTTCATGAACCAGCCGACCCACATCCGGGCCGAGGCCCCGCATTCGGCGGCCACCCACGACACCACCGAGCAGTTCGTCTACCGGGCCCACGCCCTGGACAAGTCGGAGCTGGTCAGCCGGATCCTGCAGGCCGAAGGCCGCGGCGCCACGATGATCTTCACCCGCACCAAGCGCACCGCGCAGAAGGTGTCCGACGAACTCGCCGAGCGCGGGTTCAAGGTCGGCGCCGTGCACGGCGACCTGGGCCAGGGCGCCCGTGAGAAGGCCCTGAAGTCCTTCCGCACCGGGGCGATCGACGTGCTGGTCGCCACCGACGTCGCGGCCCGCGGCATCGACATCGACGACGTCACGCACGTCATCAACTACCAGTGCCCCGAGGACGAGCAGGCCTACGTGCACCGCATCGGACGCACCGGCCGCGCCGGCAAGACCGGTGTCGCGATCACCCTGGTCGACTGGGACGAACTGGCCCGCTGGGAAACGATCGACAAGGCGCTGGAGTTGGGTTGTCCCGATCCCGCCGAAACCTATTCCAGCTCACCGCATATCTACGAAGAGCTGGGTATCCCGACCGACGTCACCGGCCAGATCGGCGAGCCGCGCAAGCCTGCGGCCAAGCGCAGCCCCGACGAGAAGCGCATCTCCTCGGCGGACGAGGACCGGCCGGCCAAGACCAGGACCCGCACCCGGCGGCGTACCCGCGGTGGCCAGTCGGCCAACGGACATCCCGAGGGCACCGCGGCTGCCGCACAGGACAACGGCGATGCCGCACCGGTGACCGACTCGGACGACACCGCGGGCGACGCATCGACCGCCGGCCGTCGCCGCCGCCGGCGCCGTCCCCGCAAGACCGAGACCGCCGCAGCCGGCTGACCCGCGAACGCCAGAAGACCAGTCCATGGTCAGACCCGAACGCCGCACCCGCGGCGACATGATTGCCGCGGCGGCAATCGTCGCGATCGTCGCGCTCGCCGCCGGCCTGATCTGGTGGACCAGTGATGCCCGGGCCACCATCAGCAGGCCCGCCGCCGCACCGGTTCCGTACCTGACTCCGGCCCGTGAGGTGCCTGCCGGTCTGCAGCAGCTGTGGACCACGCAAAGCCCGAAGACCACCGAACCCGTGCTCGCCGGCGGGTCGGTGGTGACCGGCGACGGATCCACCGTCGAGGGACGCGACCCGGCGACCGGCGCGGTGTTGTGGAGCTATGCCCGCGACCTCGAACTGTGCGGCGTGACGGCGGTGTACCAGTACGCGGTCGGCGTGTATCCCGACGCCCGTGGCTGCGGACAGGTCAGCACCGTCGACGGCAAGACCGGCAGGCGCGGCCCGGCCCGCACCGCCTTCGCCGACCCCGAGGTCCGGCTGTCCTCCGATGGCTCCACGGTGCTTTCCGCCGGGGACAGTCGCCTGGAGCTGTGGCGCTCGGACATGGTCCGGATGCTGTCCTACGGCGCCCTGGACGCCCGCATCAAGCCCGACGTCCCGGCCCAGCCGGTGTGCCGCAAGCTGTCGGCGGCGGCCAGCTCCTCGGCGGTGTCGGTGCTGGAGTCCTGCCCCAAGAGCAAGTTCATCCGGCTGACGCTGCTGCGCCCGGCCGACGAAGAGGACACCCCCGACGTGCGTTACGTCGAGCTGCAGGACGTGACCGACGAGTCCGGGGCCCAGGTGGTCGCGGTGTCGGGCACCACGACCGCGGTGTACCTGCCCACCCCGAGGCCGATGGTGAACATCATCGACGAGACTGGAAAGACCCTGGCCAGCCTGCCGCTGCCCAAGCCGGCCGCGCCGCAGGCGACCACCACCCGCTCCGGGGACGTGATCAGCTGGTGGACCGGGGACTCCGTACTGGTCTTCAGCACCACCGGGACCGCGGGCCTGCAGTACAAGTTCACGGTGACACCCACCGCGGACGAGTCCGGTCCTCACATGCCTGTCGGACCCGCCACGGTGATGGCCGGTCACCTCCTGGTTCCGGTCACCGACGGTTACGACCTCTTCGATCCGCAGACCGGTACCGGGCAGCGCCACATCACGCTGCCGCGCACACCCAGCGTGTCGCCGGTGGTGCCGGTGGCGGCCGGAGACAACGTGCTCGAGCAGCGCGGAACGGAACTGGTGGCGCTGGGCCCCGCCTGAGAGCCCTATGTCAGCCGATGTCGATCACGATGACGGTGGTGTTGTCACTGCCGCCGGCGTCGTTGGCCACCCGAACCAGTCGCTGCGCGGCGACCTCGGGTTCGGCATCCGTCGCGGCGGCGACGATCTCGACGTCCTCGGCGCCGGCGAACAATCCGTCACTGCTGATCAGCAACCGGTCACCCGGCCGGCAGTCGAGATCGAACAGATCCGGACGGATGACGGGGCCGATGCCCAAGGCCCTGGTCAGCAGGTGGCGGTGCGGATGGAATCGGGCTTCCTCCCGGGTGATCTCCCCGGCACGCACCAGTTCCCCTGAGACGCTGTGATCATCGGTGAGCTGACACATGACGCCGT
Above is a window of Mycolicibacterium boenickei DNA encoding:
- a CDS encoding Rv3212 family protein, which gives rise to MVRPERRTRGDMIAAAAIVAIVALAAGLIWWTSDARATISRPAAAPVPYLTPAREVPAGLQQLWTTQSPKTTEPVLAGGSVVTGDGSTVEGRDPATGAVLWSYARDLELCGVTAVYQYAVGVYPDARGCGQVSTVDGKTGRRGPARTAFADPEVRLSSDGSTVLSAGDSRLELWRSDMVRMLSYGALDARIKPDVPAQPVCRKLSAAASSSAVSVLESCPKSKFIRLTLLRPADEEDTPDVRYVELQDVTDESGAQVVAVSGTTTAVYLPTPRPMVNIIDETGKTLASLPLPKPAAPQATTTRSGDVISWWTGDSVLVFSTTGTAGLQYKFTVTPTADESGPHMPVGPATVMAGHLLVPVTDGYDLFDPQTGTGQRHITLPRTPSVSPVVPVAAGDNVLEQRGTELVALGPA
- a CDS encoding DEAD/DEAH box helicase; the encoded protein is MTHVNKTFAELGVRDEIVRALSENGIQHPFAIQELTLPLALAGDDLIGQARTGMGKTYAFGIPLLHRVSSDETRPLNGTPRALIVVPTRELCLQVYDDLAGAAKYLTTGDRKFSVTSIYGGRPYEPQIEALRKGVDVVVGTPGRLLDLAQQGHLQLGGLSVLVLDEADEMLDLGFLPDIERILRLTPDDRQSMLFSATMPDPIITLARTFMNQPTHIRAEAPHSAATHDTTEQFVYRAHALDKSELVSRILQAEGRGATMIFTRTKRTAQKVSDELAERGFKVGAVHGDLGQGAREKALKSFRTGAIDVLVATDVAARGIDIDDVTHVINYQCPEDEQAYVHRIGRTGRAGKTGVAITLVDWDELARWETIDKALELGCPDPAETYSSSPHIYEELGIPTDVTGQIGEPRKPAAKRSPDEKRISSADEDRPAKTRTRTRRRTRGGQSANGHPEGTAAAAQDNGDAAPVTDSDDTAGDASTAGRRRRRRRPRKTETAAAG